One genomic segment of Ricinus communis isolate WT05 ecotype wild-type chromosome 5, ASM1957865v1, whole genome shotgun sequence includes these proteins:
- the LOC107262266 gene encoding centromere protein V isoform X2, with product MDSQMTLHNGGCHCGRVRWLVKAPSSVVAWKCNCSDCSMRGNIHFIVPSERFELLGDSKQNLTTYTFGTHTAKHTFCKVCGITSFYIPRSNPDGVAITFRCVDPGTLTHVEVKSYDGKNWERWHEQSGIAACSKT from the coding sequence ATGGATTCACAAATGACACTGCATAATGGTGGATGCCATTGTGGCAGAGTGAGATGGCTTGTTAAAGCACCAAGCAGTGTTGTAGCTTGGAAGTGCAACTGCTCTGATTGCTCTATGAGGGGCAACATTCATTTCATTGTCCCGTCTGAAAGATTTGAGCTTCTGGGAGATTCCAAACAGAACCTTACCACCTATACCTTTGGTACACATACAGCAAAGCACACATTTTGCAAGGTTTGTGGCATAACTTCATTCTATATTCCACGCTCAAATCCAGATGGAGTTGCCATTACATTCAGATGTGTGGATCCAGGAACACTCACCCATGTTGAAGTTAAGTCTTATGATGGGAAAAACTGGGAAAGATGGCACGAACAGTCTGGTATTGCTGCATGTTCAAAGACATGA
- the LOC107262266 gene encoding disease resistance protein RUN1 isoform X1, with product MKLVSVYSISNRVAMPFFCPSHPGSDLVGLDSRLEELHSHVGIGQNDVRIIGICGMGGIGKTTIATAYYNWMSIQFEGRAFLANVREVSSKGRLLSLQEQLLSEILMGKKVKIWNVYNGTDMIKSRLRYKRVLVVIDDVNQLSQLQNLAGKSDWFGPGSRVIITTRDEHLLISHGVDEIYKVKGLNKSEALQLFSLKAFRNNHPQKDYMTLSTDIVYYANGLPLALEVLGSFLFNRTLEESRNALDRIKEIPKDEILDALQISFDGLEEMEKQIFLDIACFFKGKNIDHITKILDGCGFYPDIGIRVLIEKSLITIVGERLWMHDLLQEMGWKLVQQESPEEPGRRSRLWLYKDISHVLTKNTVRHLMKNLFLFFRIMIFYT from the coding sequence ATGAAGTTAGTTAGTGTATATTCCATTAGCAATCGAGTAGCCATGCCATTTTTTTGTCCTTCGCACCCTGGAAGTGACTTAGTGGGATTAGACTCTCGTCTGGAGGAGCTGCACTCACATGTGGGCATAGGACAGAACGATGTGCGCATTATAGGAATTTGCGGGATGGGCGGTATAGGAAAGACGACTATTGCCACAGCTTACTACAATTGGATGTCTATTCAATTTGAAGGCAGGGCCTTTCTTGCCAATGTTAGAGAAGTTTCATCAAAAGGTCGTCTCCTCTCCTTACAAGAACAACTTCTTTCTGAGATCCTCATGGGAAAAAAGGTGAAAATATGGAATGTATATAATGGAACAGATATGATAAAAAGTAGGCTACGCTATAAAAGAGTTCTAGTTGTTATTGATGATGTCAATCAATTAAGCCAATTGCAGAACTTAGCTGGGAAGAGTGATTGGTTTGGTCCAGGGAGTAGAGTCATCATTACAACTAGAGATGAGCATTTGCTTATCAGTCATGGAGTGgatgaaatatataaagttaaaGGACTAAATAAATCTGAAGCTCTTCAACTATTTAGCTTGAAAGCCTTCAGAAACAACCATCCCCAGAAAGACTATATGACTTTATCGACTGATATTGTGTATTATGCTAATGGCCTTCCCTTGGCTCTTGAAGTTTTGGGttcctttttgtttaataGGACATTGGAGGAGTCGAGAAATGCATTAGACAGGATCAAAGAAATTCCTAAAGATGAAATTTTGGATGCGCTTCAAATAAGTTTTGATGGTTTAGAGGAGATGGAGAAACAAATATTCTTAGATATAGCATGTTTCTTCAAAGGGAAGAACATAGAccatataacaaaaatattggATGGTTGTGGTTTCTACCCTGATATTGGAATAAGAGTTCTCATTGAAAAATCTCTGATTACTATTGTTGGTGAAAGATTGTGGATGCATGACTTGCTGCAAGAAATGGGTTGGAAACTCGTTCAGCAAGAGTCCCCAGAAGAGCCAGGAAGACGTAGTAGACTATGGCTGTACAAGGACATTTCTCATGTCTTGACAAAAAATACTGTAAGACACCTGATGAAAAAtctgtttcttttcttccgtataatgatattttatacttGA
- the LOC107262266 gene encoding centromere protein V isoform X3, with protein MDSQMTLHNGGCHCGRVRWLVKAPSSVVAWKCNCSDCSMRGNIHFIVPSERFELLGDSKQNLTTYTFGTHTAKHTFCKEHSPMLKLSLMMGKTGKDGTNSLVLLHVQRHDSRAATIKCILLSLAVCIM; from the exons ATGGATTCACAAATGACACTGCATAATGGTGGATGCCATTGTGGCAGAGTGAGATGGCTTGTTAAAGCACCAAGCAGTGTTGTAGCTTGGAAGTGCAACTGCTCTGATTGCTCTATGAGGGGCAACATTCATTTCATTGTCCCGTCTGAAAGATTTGAGCTTCTGGGAGATTCCAAACAGAACCTTACCACCTATACCTTTGGTACACATACAGCAAAGCACACATTTTGCAAG GAACACTCACCCATGTTGAAGTTAAGTCTTATGATGGGAAAAACTGGGAAAGATGGCACGAACAGTCTGGTATTGCTGCATGTTCAAAGACATGACAGCAGGGCTGCTACGATTAAATGCATATTACTGTCACTTGCTGTATGCATCATGTGA
- the LOC8272205 gene encoding disease resistance-like protein DSC1 isoform X1: MAVQGHFSCLDKKYSDVEGMVLDLPEAEEIQLEAQAFRKLKKIRLLKFRNVYFSQSLEYLSNELRYLKWYGYPFRNLPCTFQSNELLELNMSYSQVEQIWEGTKQQFNKLKIMKLSHSKNLVKTPDFRGVPSLEKLVLEGCLELQEIDQSIGILERLALLNLKDCKKLSILPESIYGLKALKIVNLSGCSILDYMLEELGDIKSLEELDVSGTTVKQPFSSFSHFKNLKILSLRGCSEQPPAIWNPHLSLLPGKGSNAMDLYSLMVLDLGNCNLQEETIPTDLSCLSSLKEFCLSGNNFISLPASVCRLSKLEHLYLDNCRNLQSMQAVPSSVKLLSAQACSALETLPETLDLSGLQSPRFNFTNCFKLVENQGCNNIGFMMLRNYLQGLSNPKPGFDIIIPGSEIPDWLSHQSLGDCSISIELPPVWCDSKWMGFALCAVYVIYQEPALNFIDMDLTCFIKIKGHTWCHELDYSFAEMELVGSDQVWLFFLSRYEFLGIDCQGVAKTSSHAEVMFKAHGVGLYVKKFGVRLVYQQDVLVFNQKMDQICSSRNENLEVRHQDSDNSEVVGALVKRSCIENFSNDVSESLGRSNFEEEPPPKRLKEID; encoded by the exons ATGGCTGTACAAGGACATTTCTCATGTCTTGACAAAAAATACT CAGATGTTGAAGGCATGGTCTTAGACTTGCCAGAAGCAGAAGAGATACAATTGGAAGCTCAAGCTTTCAGGAAACTGAAAAAAATCAGATTATTAAAGTTTCGTAATGTGTACTTCAGCCAGAGCCTTGAATATCTTTCTAATGAGTTGCGGTATCTCAAATGGTATGGATATCCGTTCAGGAATCTACCATGTACTTTCCAATCAAATGAACTGCTTGAACTTAATATGTCCTACAGTCAAGTTGAACAAATTTGGGAGGGCACAAAG CAGCAATTTAACAAGTTGAAAATTATGAAACTCAGTCACTCCAAAAATCTTGTCAAGACACCAGATTTTAGAGGGGTGCCAAGTCTTGAAAAGCTGGTTCTTGAAGGATGTTTGGAATTGCAAGAGATTGATCAATCAATTGGGATTCTCGAAAGACTTGCTTTACTGAACTTGAAAGACTGCAAAAAGCTTTCAATTCTTCCAGAGAGTATATATGGTTTAAAGGCACTTAAAATTGTTAATCTATCTGGTTGTTCAATTCTTGACTACATGTTGGAGGAACTGGGAGATATAAAATCCTTGGAGGAGCTTGATGTAAGCGGAACTACAGTAAAACAGCCATTTTCTTCCTTCTCCCATTTCAAGAACCTTAAGATATTATCTCTTCGTGGATGTAGCGAACAACCACCAGCAATTTGGAACCCTCACTTGTCTTTGTTACCAGGAAAAGGTTCAAATGCAATGGACCTGTACTCTCTAATGGTGTTAGATCTAGGTAACTGCAATCTACAGGAAGAGACAATCCCCACTGATTTGAGTTGCCTGTCATCATTGAAAGAATTTTGTCTGAGTGGTAACAACTTCATCAGTCTACCGGCAAGTGTCTGTCGCCTTAGCAAGCTTGAGCATCTATATTTAGACAACTGCAGAAACCTTCAATCCATGCAGGCAGTCCCTTCCAGTGTGAAGTTGTTAAGTGCACAGGCATGTTCTGCACTGGAAACATTACCCGAAACTTTAGACTTATCTGGTTTGCAATCTCCACGATTCAATTTTACCAATTGCTTTAAGTTGGTTGAGAATCAAGGCTGCAACAACATTGGATTTATGATGCTGAGAAACTACCTACAG GGACTATCTAATCCAAAACCTGGATTTGACATTATTATTCCAGGAAGTGAAATTCCAGATTGGTTAAGTCATCAGAGTTTAGGAGACTGTTCGATAAGTATAGAACTACCACCAGTCTGGTGTGACAGTAAGTGGATGGGATTTGCTTTATGTGCTGTTTATGTAATCTATCAGGAACCAGCCTTAAACTTCATTGATATGGATCTCACctgttttattaaaatcaaggGCCATACTTGGTGCCATGAGCTTGACTACAGTTTTGCAGAGATGGAGCTGGTTGGTTCAGATCAGGTATGGCTATTCTTTTTGTCCCGCTATGAATTCCTGGGTATTGATTGTCAAGGTGTAGCCAAGACATCTAGTCATGCTGAGGTTATGTTCAAAGCACATGGTGTTGGCCTTTATGTAAAGAAGTTTGGGGTTCGTCTAGTATATCAGCAAGATGTTTTAGTGTTCAATCAGAAAATGGATCAAATCTGTAGCTCTAGAAATGAGAATCTCGAAGTTCGTCACCAAGATTCTGATAATTCAGAAGTTGTGGGTGCCTTAGTTAAGCGAAGCTGTATTGAGAACTTCAGCAATGATGTTTCAGAATCTCTTGGAAGAAGCAACTTCGAGGAGGAACCACCACCTAAaagattgaaagaaattgattGA
- the LOC8272205 gene encoding disease resistance-like protein DSC1 isoform X2, translating into MAVQGHFSCLDKKYYVEGMVLDLPEAEEIQLEAQAFRKLKKIRLLKFRNVYFSQSLEYLSNELRYLKWYGYPFRNLPCTFQSNELLELNMSYSQVEQIWEGTKQQFNKLKIMKLSHSKNLVKTPDFRGVPSLEKLVLEGCLELQEIDQSIGILERLALLNLKDCKKLSILPESIYGLKALKIVNLSGCSILDYMLEELGDIKSLEELDVSGTTVKQPFSSFSHFKNLKILSLRGCSEQPPAIWNPHLSLLPGKGSNAMDLYSLMVLDLGNCNLQEETIPTDLSCLSSLKEFCLSGNNFISLPASVCRLSKLEHLYLDNCRNLQSMQAVPSSVKLLSAQACSALETLPETLDLSGLQSPRFNFTNCFKLVENQGCNNIGFMMLRNYLQGLSNPKPGFDIIIPGSEIPDWLSHQSLGDCSISIELPPVWCDSKWMGFALCAVYVIYQEPALNFIDMDLTCFIKIKGHTWCHELDYSFAEMELVGSDQVWLFFLSRYEFLGIDCQGVAKTSSHAEVMFKAHGVGLYVKKFGVRLVYQQDVLVFNQKMDQICSSRNENLEVRHQDSDNSEVVGALVKRSCIENFSNDVSESLGRSNFEEEPPPKRLKEID; encoded by the exons ATGGCTGTACAAGGACATTTCTCATGTCTTGACAAAAAATACT ATGTTGAAGGCATGGTCTTAGACTTGCCAGAAGCAGAAGAGATACAATTGGAAGCTCAAGCTTTCAGGAAACTGAAAAAAATCAGATTATTAAAGTTTCGTAATGTGTACTTCAGCCAGAGCCTTGAATATCTTTCTAATGAGTTGCGGTATCTCAAATGGTATGGATATCCGTTCAGGAATCTACCATGTACTTTCCAATCAAATGAACTGCTTGAACTTAATATGTCCTACAGTCAAGTTGAACAAATTTGGGAGGGCACAAAG CAGCAATTTAACAAGTTGAAAATTATGAAACTCAGTCACTCCAAAAATCTTGTCAAGACACCAGATTTTAGAGGGGTGCCAAGTCTTGAAAAGCTGGTTCTTGAAGGATGTTTGGAATTGCAAGAGATTGATCAATCAATTGGGATTCTCGAAAGACTTGCTTTACTGAACTTGAAAGACTGCAAAAAGCTTTCAATTCTTCCAGAGAGTATATATGGTTTAAAGGCACTTAAAATTGTTAATCTATCTGGTTGTTCAATTCTTGACTACATGTTGGAGGAACTGGGAGATATAAAATCCTTGGAGGAGCTTGATGTAAGCGGAACTACAGTAAAACAGCCATTTTCTTCCTTCTCCCATTTCAAGAACCTTAAGATATTATCTCTTCGTGGATGTAGCGAACAACCACCAGCAATTTGGAACCCTCACTTGTCTTTGTTACCAGGAAAAGGTTCAAATGCAATGGACCTGTACTCTCTAATGGTGTTAGATCTAGGTAACTGCAATCTACAGGAAGAGACAATCCCCACTGATTTGAGTTGCCTGTCATCATTGAAAGAATTTTGTCTGAGTGGTAACAACTTCATCAGTCTACCGGCAAGTGTCTGTCGCCTTAGCAAGCTTGAGCATCTATATTTAGACAACTGCAGAAACCTTCAATCCATGCAGGCAGTCCCTTCCAGTGTGAAGTTGTTAAGTGCACAGGCATGTTCTGCACTGGAAACATTACCCGAAACTTTAGACTTATCTGGTTTGCAATCTCCACGATTCAATTTTACCAATTGCTTTAAGTTGGTTGAGAATCAAGGCTGCAACAACATTGGATTTATGATGCTGAGAAACTACCTACAG GGACTATCTAATCCAAAACCTGGATTTGACATTATTATTCCAGGAAGTGAAATTCCAGATTGGTTAAGTCATCAGAGTTTAGGAGACTGTTCGATAAGTATAGAACTACCACCAGTCTGGTGTGACAGTAAGTGGATGGGATTTGCTTTATGTGCTGTTTATGTAATCTATCAGGAACCAGCCTTAAACTTCATTGATATGGATCTCACctgttttattaaaatcaaggGCCATACTTGGTGCCATGAGCTTGACTACAGTTTTGCAGAGATGGAGCTGGTTGGTTCAGATCAGGTATGGCTATTCTTTTTGTCCCGCTATGAATTCCTGGGTATTGATTGTCAAGGTGTAGCCAAGACATCTAGTCATGCTGAGGTTATGTTCAAAGCACATGGTGTTGGCCTTTATGTAAAGAAGTTTGGGGTTCGTCTAGTATATCAGCAAGATGTTTTAGTGTTCAATCAGAAAATGGATCAAATCTGTAGCTCTAGAAATGAGAATCTCGAAGTTCGTCACCAAGATTCTGATAATTCAGAAGTTGTGGGTGCCTTAGTTAAGCGAAGCTGTATTGAGAACTTCAGCAATGATGTTTCAGAATCTCTTGGAAGAAGCAACTTCGAGGAGGAACCACCACCTAAaagattgaaagaaattgattGA